The Amaranthus tricolor cultivar Red isolate AtriRed21 chromosome 14, ASM2621246v1, whole genome shotgun sequence DNA window AAACTAAGAAATACCCAATAAAACAATTCCAACCAGAATTCTCAAATACCATACATCAAAACTAAACTGCAATCCAAATACCAGTTTTTTTTAACAACAGAAACAAAAATCtccaaaaattaatcaaaagatCGTAGATTTATGAATCAACCCAGGTGATAAAACCAATAATCTTCTCAACCATGTAACAGACAACCTTAATTTATTTCTAAAgttcatcaaaattaaaaagtacACTCCATATTGAATTGTAAAAAGATAGAgtaagagaaaaaatacctgAAATTGCGGAGGGGTGTGGATCTGGGAAAGGATAAGGGATTGCCGCCGTCGGACTCGGAGGGGAAGTAAGCTTTACAGAGCAAGGACGCGGCTGCCTGCTAGTAAAAGGATCTTAGGGTTTCTCAATATCGCAAATTTATGACCTATGCATAAGATAATTTGGTTTTATATATCCTACTTATTTTGGACCCTATGGAGCAGTTTTCCTCCGTTTGTCAAAGTGGGATGTAACCAAAGTTTTGACATTTGACTGTTTTTGACGtggtaaatgatttttttttatttgtattgtgattctgagcttttaattttttacgtggtagaaaaattattaaaaaaggttgttatgatgaataataataataacgtaaatttaacaaaaatattaacatTTTGCCTACCAAGTgaaaaatttagaattttagaATCATCACGCAGATAATAAAATGTTTATCCACCACGTGAAAAGGCTAAAAACTCGGGATCATCATATGAAACTTTCCAAAATTGTTTCTTTGGCAATTAATTTACTACATATATGAATAAAATGTTATTTTACTAAAAGTGAGAAAAATATAAGAATGAGATGAAAATATAAGTTGGATGTCGATAGAGAATTTATAACAAAAGTGAGTAAAAGTGTATATATAAGATGAAAAGTGAGTAAAAATCGGTTACAATCAGTGTAATTTAGTTTTAATCAGTACaatctaattataatttataattaaaaatcaattataatcattaaaaattaatggcaataaaaatcaatttcaatcgtcagataaactaaacaaaatcaaaattattgcAGTTCAAACTATTATGGCAAATGATTGGTCATGTTGCTCACATGTTAGTTCTTAGCTTTAATGTCGATATAGAATTCGGATGTGTCGTCCAAAACATGTGGTCTTCCCTATGCACAATCCATAGCAAATTTGCTATTGAGGCTTAAAAATAGCAAACTTTAAAAggcaatcattattattatcatatccGATGTATCTCGCTCGTAAACAACTATGATCAgaattttagagaaaaaaagATAACAACTCATATCCATTATAAAAATGGACTCAAGGAGTCCCTCAACAACTCGAGAAAGATCTACGGATAAAACCTCTGAAAAAATTTCAGTACGTAATAACGAATAAAAGAATGAGCAAACTTAAAAGGCACTTATTTTTATACTATCTGTGTCAACAGCTTAATCAAAACAACCACTTAAGGTATGGTCAAACCTCAAGACACAATGGTGCATCCTCTGATAACAGAAATTCTCAAAGGAAGGTATTACACACAACAAATAGGTATGAAATAGCTTGAAGTCGAATAATTAAACCAAAAAGAATTCCATAAACGTCCTCAGAAAACCAGTTTGGGCAGCAACTTGATGATGATCATCTCAGGGACTGTTCAAATCTGCGTGATATCAAGTTGTTGAGCATGTGAAAACTGATGATTGATCTAGTCTGAATTGTCAtaattttctccatcatcagaAAGCTCGTCGAAGGATCTTATATCAAGTTGATAACGAAGAATTCCTCCAATGCCACCGAATCCCCTGCAAAACTGTGATCCTTCTTGCGATTTGTTAGTGACAAATTCAAGAGAGCAACCAAAATTCTTGTACCCATTAGCAAACCATTCCAACAATGACATCTTTTCCTGCACCTCCAATTCAGCGGCAGTGTCTGCGTCGCGGAAATGGCTCTGGTCGGTTTCTTGCTCCTTGTTCAAATGTTTTATAACGATTTCCCCAGTTGATCCGTTTTTCAGCATATACCTGTTGATATCGAGATTCTCCCAGACAATAAGTATCTCGACAGCCCCCATTTCCAAAGCCTTGAGCGTGTCCTCAACACCAAAGACGTACTTACCAGTGTCCTGACTAATCTCCTCGAAATACTTTCCTATCAACTTCTTCTCCTGAATAAACTTCACGTTGGCAAGAATTTCAGCAGACAGCTCTATTGCTTGGTTAAAACCATTCTCACCACCATATGAAACATCCACAACATTCAGTATCTTCGCCTGAAGACGAGGATCAAACATGTCGGACTGACTGAGCTCGGTTTTGAAGTCGGCTGATCCAGCAAGTATAAGCCCTGAAACATTAGGCTGACTTGTAGCTGGATTAATGAAAAACTGAGTGGCAAGTTCTGCAGTCTTCCTCACATAATTATGCCTCTTCTCCATACGAAGACGAGCAAAACGTAGAGCAGATTGCCCTCCTCTACCGTGTTTCTTTGGAAGATCGACTGTAAATTTATGAAGCACCTCCCTGGTGTTCCCACTCAGAGTCCCAAACAAGGTCCCATTACCATCCATGACAATGAAGCCAAACTTGTCATCAGATTCCAGAAGTTCATTTAGTGCCTCGGTATGGAACTTGTTGTCACACAAATAGAGAGAAGCATTTATTGGTCTGAATGGCTCAAAATCAATAGTTACTTTCTTTTCCTTGCCATCCTCGGTCACAATTGTTCCAGTGTAAAGAACCAATCCATTAGGAGGTACCTTATTATACAGCTTCAAGCGCTGTTGGGCAGATGTAATAGCTGCCAGCACAGATTGACGGTTCACCCTACTCTTGATGTTCGAAGCTGTACCGTATTCATCTCCCAACATCTTAGTAACCCTAGCTACTTGATCTTTTGGAGGCATGATGAGAGAGATCATGCTTGTTCCATTTCCCCTGGCAGCTTCCAAGGCTTTAATTAACTTCTTGATTTTCCATATTTCAATGTTCTTGTCAGTCTCTTGGCCGTCTGACATCTGGAACTAGAGATGAGAGTAAATTTGGCTGCAAAAAAACATTTCAGCAATAAGTAATGCGGTTGCTTCACTCCAACACAGAGCAGGAATAAACCATAGAAAAACAGGAACAGGAGAAAAAACGTTTGACTGATTATTAACATTTGATGGCTTATCAAAATATTAGTTGGCAGTTAACATGAAATAAGTTGTACACATAGAAAAAGTGAGATGGTATTGCATAATCATCACATTTGCGCAACCGAGAGAACCTTCATAAAATCAGTCTGCACAATCCTCGGCTTTACCAGTTGGCCATGCCACCATAACAATATGGCATATACTTCCACCCCTCAACAAGGATGATTTacctaatttttctttttatgtaactttCCAAAGTTATGTGTCTTTCAATCAGTTCCTTCCTGAtttctattaaaataatattgctCGTTGTTGTATTGTCTTTAAATAATTGCGtagacttaaaataaaaaccaaaaaactaaGAATCATTAAGTGGATAAACAACTTCTGACTTGATTAAGAAGTAGCAAACTATTTCTAAAGGTTGATTTTTGCAACAGGTGACAATATACTAATCTCCATAGACTCTTGAAAAAGATCATCATTATGACCAAGAGAATCCGAGCGAcaacatttcaaacaaatcTATAGAGGCACAGGTGAATCAATATGTTGAGAATTAACTCTAACATTATACTGTAAACAAGAATGCTACAACAAAAGCATCGCCTATTACATAGAATAATAGAATGATATAGAAAAGAAACTCTCATATCGACATATGTCTGCATAATACTCCTCTACGATGATAAGCTTTTACGATGTTGTGTTCATAATGTAATTTTGGCCGAACAGAAACTAGCCTCCGCCGTACCCCCAATATTGGAAACTAACCCTCATTTATACAACTTCAAGCATAAGCATAATAAATTGAAGGTGATAGTTTATTCTCATTAACAAGATTTCCCTCGACAAAACATTACCTTTCCCAATCTGCCACCAACATCTTGAAAATCCCATGGATCAATACCACTCACAGTGCCAAAAACAAAAATGCATCATATTGAATCGGCCTAgtcataaatattttcaaatcagtgtaaaggtgtaaaaaggTATATCTCATGATTTGGCCAATGTTTTGCAATAAGATAACTGCATCAACCCATTATCCCATTGCAAATCACTGCAATCACGACCGAACCAACAATTTTCCTGAAATCTTTGTCTGGGGAATCAGTATTTTGGATCAAAGCAAAGCCTTTGATCAGCTCACCAGATTTGGTGTTACCTAATTCACAGGTTCTACAACTGAATGGTGAATACCCTTCCATCACCTTAAGCCCTCAACATAAATGGAAAGAGTCCTCTACAAATAAATCAAACCTAATAAATAACCTTGAAGTTAATGCAGCTCAATGCTACCAATTACTAGTAAATCTTCCTTGCCCACAAGTGCTAATTGTTAGCTCACTCAAAGGCGGTGTTACCTAAATCACAAATCCCctaaaaaaatgtaaatcaaaGCAAACCAAATTCTTGCAAATTGTAAATTCATACACAAGAAATTAAGTCACAGTGCTGGTCGTCATGGACGCGAAAAGCAACTCATCAATTCTCTAAAATCTAAATCCTCTCTCATCACCAAAAAGGCAAAATATTCTATAACTTCATTGATTGTTCCCAGAGATTAAAGggactgttttttttttcaaaatgacCCAAATCATATAATAGACAATTCATAAATCCTAATTCCTAACTAAGAGATACCCAATAAAATACTCCTGCCAGAATTCTCAAATCCCATACATAAAGGCTCAACAATTAACAGCAATCTAAATACCAGTTTCTTTTAGACTTTTTCAACCAGAAACAAATTTCTCTTACACCTAATAAAAGATCAAATAATATAATACACAATTCACCAATCAAAACGAAAAAATACCCAATATAACACTACAACTAGAATCCTCAAATCCCATAAATCTAAACTGCAATCCAATTACCAGTTTCATTTAGTATTCACTTTTCAATTAGAAACGAGATTACGAAATTACCGAAAGGACATTAGATTTATAAATAAACCCATATGAAGTTAACAAAATTGATAACAATCTTCTCAATCATGTAACAGATGACCTTAATTTTATTTCTGGAATTCATAAAATTATATACAACATACAGGaaactgtaaaaaaaattaaggaaaaatacCTAAATGAGAAAGGGGTGTGGATCTGGGAAAGGAAAGAGGTGTTGTCGCCAACTGAGGGTTATGAGCTTCAGAGAGCGAGGACACGGCTGTCTGCTTGTAAGAGGATTTTAGGGTTTCTCTATATCGCAATTTTATGACCATAGCATACCATGTCTTGGTTTTGTACTTGTTTGTCCTACTTATTTGGTACTTGTTgagatatagtgtgaaaggtaattaatgaatatagtgtgaaaggtaattaatgaatttaccctaatgtgaatgcatttaatgtaattgtggatgaaattgcctataaatatggaagttcaccattgtaaaaactacaccaatgagtaaaaatatttctatcttctaacttttactcattctacttcctctttatctctctaagttttaacagTACTCTATTTTTTCCAATGGGCAATTTTTGTATATTGGCTTTGTTTGATGTTAGTTTTTTCTCATTACTTACACCCTTAAAAACAATTACCCTAATAGATTGCACCACTAACAATTGACAAAAGTATTAAGAAAATGGTAAGAACCACTATATTGAGAGGGTAAGATTAGAAGTGAGACAAGACGTGTGCataaaattatagaaagtggttaaataaaatagaaatgttGCAAAGTTAAAGCCAATAAGAAAAATACATTTACATGAACCTTGACAATCTGTAACAGATCTACCTCAACTTGAATAAACCTACATTATTGAGCCATAAGGAAGTTCCCTGATAAGAATAAATCAAGCACTGTCAAATCAACTATGTGTAATTGTACCTTAAGTATAAATCTAAGAGTTTACATAAAGATTCATTTGTTATAAGTCATTTTCAACTTCAATTTCAGAAGCGTAGAGAACTTGGTAGTATAATTGGTCTATTGTACGTTAATAAAACCCAATATTTTCTCTATATCCTTAAAATAGCATGATTTGACTCTAAAATCTCTCATATAATTAAGTCAAATAATGCAATTTTAATAGGATAAAGAgagtatatgttttaatttcttaatgATAATGTCCTTTTCCTTGGTCTTTTAAGGATAATGATGTACGCTTCACTTGTTGGGTAGGATAAacattgaaaatcaaaattacaagGTAATAAACAACGCGGCAACATCATACTTCTTTCATAGCTTTATCATTGGATTAGagctttaatttattatttttttttaaattaacaattaacttatatttatttttttttcaaaatagatAAAAATTTACAGCTATAAAAGAACAATCGGTAGAGATGGGCATAAGCTAGCCAACACGGGCACCAGTCGATATTGACTTCGCACGGCACAACCCCCTTGAGGCAAAACATAACACGAGATACATAGATGTGGGTCATAAATGTGATGCGAACAAATCGATGCCTGAGGCAAATAGTGTCTAAGCAGGCCAAATTAAACCGAATCGTATCATATTGTAGTTAATATTACGAACCGATCTATCATCCCGTCGTGTGTACCTCGTGCACGAGTCATgccaaattcaaaaaaaaaactccattcaaacttaaaaaaattaatactccctcttagAAAAAATGTACTACCTAACATCAAATTTTGATGTGAAAGTAGGGAATATTTGTTACACTTGTTAATTTCTCCAAATAGAATACTGTTGTAATGAATATTGCAAACTCAATTATTTAGTTTTGACTTCATTTTCTTCGGTGTTTCTCGTTGTAATCGTTGCTTGAATTATCTGTCGGATCTTCTCTCACACAAATTTCTCTAGCAAGAATCTTCTCACAAATTCTTCATTTCCTCAATTCTCAATAACTTTTGATACTAATTATCATCTTTCTTGTGGTTTCGTAGCTGATCTGTTTGTAAGCATCTTTCATTCTCTTGCAATTCctgtcattttcaatttttttacccattaattagttaattattgAATCAAAATACCCATTaattattgcttttttttttctttttcttttctggGTTTTTATAGTACATTGATAAATCtgttaattatgtatctttTATGATACTTAAGTTTTTAatctttacaaattacaatgaaTCTGCTTTATAATCATTTGggaatttgattaatttatgtatataattttttttttaaatttctgcaGATGCATAGTTTTTGACCTGCCTAAGAAGAAAAAATGGCTGAGATTGGTAGATTGTTGTATGAAACCCAATTGAAATCTCAACGTGATGGTGTATTGAGTGCAATAATCCCATTGTTGAAGTTATTAAGCTTGACTATGATAGGGTTATTGCTTTCCCGTTTTCAAATGATCCCAAGAGCTACATTTAAGCTACTTAGCAAGCTTGTATTTGCTTTGTTCTTGCCTTGcttgatttttactgatttggGTCAATCTATGACCCTTCAAAATTTCATTCAATGGTGGTTTATTCCTGTTAATGTTGTAGTTAGTACCCTAATTGGGTGTATGTTAGGGTATTTGGTTGTACTTATATGCCGCCCGCCTCCTGAATTTAACAGATTCACCATTATAATGACTGGGTTTGGAAATACAGGAAACCTTCCTCTTGCAATTGTGAGTTCAGTATGTCATAGTTCTGATAATCCTTTCGGGTCTGATTGTCATCGAAAAGGAGTTGCTTATGTTTCATTTGCACAATGGGTTGCTGTAATTCTTGTTTATACTCTTGTTTATCATATGATGGAGCCTCCTTTGGAGTATTATGAGATTGTTCAGGAAGGTAATGAGATTCAGGAAGAGCGTAGTTTAAACGATGATGTTAGTGCACCACTTCTAGTGGAAGCCGAGTGGCCTGGAGTCGAGGATAAAGCAACCGAGCTTTGTAAAACCCCGTTCATAGCTAGGGTTTTTAATAGTTTGTCTAGTCTTTCTAGTTTGCCTGATATTGAGGCTAGAGAGGGACCAATTACTCGAGACGATACACCAATGTCAGTTCGATGTTTTGCTGCTCCTAGAGTCGTTAGAAAGATTAGAGTTGTCGCTGAGCAGACCCCGATTCAGCACATACTCCAACCACCCACCATTGCTTCATTACTAGCTATAATTGTCGGTATAGTACCTCATCTTAAAGACTTTATATTTGGAATCGATGGCCCTGTGTCTTTCATTACCGACAGTCTTGAAATCTTAGCGGGTGCTACTATCCCGGCTGTAATGCTTATTCTTGGCGGTATGCTTTCCGAAGGACCAAGTGACTCTACACTTGGACTTCGAACGACAATTGGTATCATAGTGGCACGACTCTTGGTTCTTCCTTTGTTTGGAATTTGCATACTCACATTGGCTAATAATCTAAGCTTAATCATTTCTGGTGATCCGATGTTTCTGTTCGTGCTTTTCTTGCAATATAGCACTCCAAGTGCAATCTTACTAGGAGCAATTGCTAGCTTGAGGGGCTACGGTGTTAGAGAGGCTTCCGCACTTCTGTTTTGGCAGCATATTTTGGCCCTCGGATCGCTTTCTCTGTACATTGTGATTTACTTTAAACTACTGTCATACATATAGGATTACATTTTCGGGGCCTTTACAAGCCTCAATGATTGAACTCAGAAATGCTAGCATGTTTCAATATTCTCTGATTCGGAACTGCAGGAGAAGAATGTAATTCTGTTGATCAGAGCACATGAATGTTAATCGCTGTAAAGATTTCTTTACCCATGTTTCATTCTCTTTACTTGTTTTTTCCTTTATAGTTATTCTGAATAAAACAATGTTTTGTGGTTGATAGCTTTGGAAATAATCTTCGCATTTCTACTTGTTGGTTTAGTTTGTCAACATcaaacaattttttatccaccTCTAGTTATACTAATGTCTAGGGTAGGCCCTGAGTTTCAAGAGGCCTAGGGCAAGATAACAATTGTGGGCCCCTAATTATTATATAGAAGAGAGACTAATTATTATATAGAAGTGAGAGAGTAGGAGTCTCATGATTAGATAAATATGAATTCGGGTTAGACTTGTTCTAGTTTTTTGGGATGGGCCCGGTGCACAAGCCCCTCTTGCTCTCTCATAGGGCCGGCCCTGCTAATGTCCGCGCTTATGTCTTTATTTGCTAGGCTATATAGAAATAGATGATTCAAAATGCTGATATAGTGAAAACACTAAATTTGGTGCTTAATACACTCTCATAGATTCGTTTAATATGTGCTTATGGACACTCATAAGGTTCATGTTTTAGAATTTCATTTAAACATATTGACAGCTGAAAAGTATTCCCTTAGATCGCGACCTCCTCGTGATGAGGGTATTGGTCTGCATTCTATTCCACCCTTTCCAGACTCTGCTTGGGCGGGATTCTTTGGGATGATGACGACGACAACGACGACAGCTGAAAAGTATATAATGACAGGAAAGTTGGCAAGTTAGCTCAGTAGCTGTGTATACATGTATTCTTGAAAGATCTAACTGCACCCAAAATGAAAGTAGAGATCTTTTGACACTTAGCACCTTAGCTGATCCTTGAACAAGTTTACCCAAGTCTGGCTTCGAGATTGTTTTACATATGTCGCTTCGTATTTCTTTggaaaattgacaaataaaggTCCAAACTATGCGCCGTTTTCCAAATTTGGTCTCAAGTTGAAATAATGCATAAATGGTCCAAACTCCAAACCATACATTGGACCAGTTATTTGTGGTCCAAAAATAGGTCATTTACTTCATCCGAGTCATTTTTTAGCATATGGAAGAAGTTCATTAATCCCTGAAGGAGGATTGGCGAAGGTTTGTGATTAGGTGAGTCTGTTTATTTCATCTTATTTATTGATACTGCTAGGTTTTTACATTGATTATGAACTATTTTATAGACATGTTGCACACTAGACGTAGACGATGAAGACGAATCGGACAAGGAGGCCGGATTAGAGGAGCAAGTACTATAAAAGGTAatcttatttgtttatttcatcCTTTGTTGAAACTTGAATTCCCAGGAgtttaacaaaattatttgtttaacACAAAGAATTTTAATTCCCAGGATTTATTTTCCCAAGCTTGTTTGTTATACTTCATATattttcacattaatttttttgaacaattccaactattttttggaaatttaaAAACACCATAGAATTTC harbors:
- the LOC130800349 gene encoding eukaryotic peptide chain release factor subunit 1-3, which codes for MSDGQETDKNIEIWKIKKLIKALEAARGNGTSMISLIMPPKDQVARVTKMLGDEYGTASNIKSRVNRQSVLAAITSAQQRLKLYNKVPPNGLVLYTGTIVTEDGKEKKVTIDFEPFRPINASLYLCDNKFHTEALNELLESDDKFGFIVMDGNGTLFGTLSGNTREVLHKFTVDLPKKHGRGGQSALRFARLRMEKRHNYVRKTAELATQFFINPATSQPNVSGLILAGSADFKTELSQSDMFDPRLQAKILNVVDVSYGGENGFNQAIELSAEILANVKFIQEKKLIGKYFEEISQDTGKYVFGVEDTLKALEMGAVEILIVWENLDINRYMLKNGSTGEIVIKHLNKEQETDQSHFRDADTAAELEVQEKMSLLEWFANGYKNFGCSLEFVTNKSQEGSQFCRGFGGIGGILRYQLDIRSFDELSDDGENYDNSD
- the LOC130800350 gene encoding protein PIN-LIKES 2 encodes the protein MAEIGRLLYETQLKSQRDGVLSAIIPLLKLLSLTMIGLLLSRFQMIPRATFKLLSKLVFALFLPCLIFTDLGQSMTLQNFIQWWFIPVNVVVSTLIGCMLGYLVVLICRPPPEFNRFTIIMTGFGNTGNLPLAIVSSVCHSSDNPFGSDCHRKGVAYVSFAQWVAVILVYTLVYHMMEPPLEYYEIVQEGNEIQEERSLNDDVSAPLLVEAEWPGVEDKATELCKTPFIARVFNSLSSLSSLPDIEAREGPITRDDTPMSVRCFAAPRVVRKIRVVAEQTPIQHILQPPTIASLLAIIVGIVPHLKDFIFGIDGPVSFITDSLEILAGATIPAVMLILGGMLSEGPSDSTLGLRTTIGIIVARLLVLPLFGICILTLANNLSLIISGDPMFLFVLFLQYSTPSAILLGAIASLRGYGVREASALLFWQHILALGSLSLYIVIYFKLLSYI